In Streptomyces sp. NBC_00878, a single window of DNA contains:
- a CDS encoding HAMP domain-containing sensor histidine kinase — protein MARRAPARKILLRNSLLTRLLGTSLLIALLSIGSTAWLVVRSTTLSIEQERGQVLADDTSVQDTLTGYAARHRNWAGVTGTVRELAKKTGRDITLTTAGRRVIASSSEDGSRLPTRASAVIDPLRTPAAPGQGTGTDTSRIDARAVGPYELPVQEREKLGLLAREQVTCLADSGYRAQVVVRSSGRPDVRLTQPALPSVDDLCLPERLATPTRTEADALADLQELVEACAASRGVPNTQDVAIGLDFEAGYKGTAKESAIVEACGVEGLRDQLAPYVAPPALLFISTSSGPATPVVDLSPAGTARIAGVTGLVLAATFAVTIFIAIRLVRPLRALADAAQNPSERHVRVRVTSKDETGYLAAAFNDLSERRERTEEQRKAMVSDIAHELRTPLTNIRGWLEAAQDGIAVPDSALLSSLQEEAVLLQHIIDDLQILAAADAGTLRLHPERLLLRDVVEQVSGAHRAGAEAAGVTVLTHVTDDPAVDADPLRLRQALGNLMSNAVRHTPPGGRVTLSAHRAGDDVMIEVADTGSGIEPEELPQVFDRFWRAEKSRSRRGGGSGLGLSIVRQLIDAHRGTVTATSVPGTETVFTLRLPAGS, from the coding sequence GTGGCACGTAGAGCCCCGGCGCGCAAAATCCTGCTGCGCAACAGCCTGCTGACACGCCTGCTGGGCACCTCCCTGCTGATCGCCCTGCTGTCCATCGGCTCCACCGCCTGGCTCGTGGTCCGCAGCACCACCCTGTCCATCGAGCAGGAACGCGGCCAGGTCCTGGCGGACGACACCAGCGTTCAGGACACGCTGACCGGCTATGCGGCCCGCCACCGGAACTGGGCGGGTGTGACCGGGACCGTTCGGGAGCTTGCGAAGAAGACCGGTCGTGACATCACGTTGACGACAGCGGGGCGCCGAGTGATCGCCAGTTCGAGCGAGGATGGTTCCCGGCTGCCGACGCGGGCTTCGGCGGTGATCGATCCCTTGCGCACGCCTGCCGCCCCGGGTCAGGGCACCGGTACGGATACCTCACGCATCGACGCTCGTGCCGTAGGACCGTACGAACTCCCCGTCCAGGAACGGGAGAAACTCGGGCTTCTTGCCCGCGAGCAGGTCACGTGCCTGGCCGACTCGGGATACCGCGCCCAGGTGGTCGTCAGGTCGAGCGGTCGGCCCGACGTCCGGCTCACCCAGCCGGCCCTGCCGTCTGTCGACGATCTGTGCCTTCCCGAGCGGCTCGCGACCCCCACCAGGACGGAAGCCGACGCCCTGGCGGACCTGCAAGAACTCGTGGAGGCCTGTGCGGCGAGCCGCGGTGTGCCGAACACGCAGGACGTGGCGATCGGCCTGGACTTCGAGGCAGGATACAAGGGGACTGCTAAGGAGTCCGCGATCGTCGAGGCCTGCGGCGTGGAGGGGCTGCGCGACCAGCTGGCTCCCTATGTGGCCCCGCCGGCCCTCCTCTTCATCAGCACATCCTCCGGCCCGGCCACTCCCGTCGTCGATCTGTCCCCGGCCGGCACCGCCCGGATCGCGGGCGTCACCGGCCTGGTCCTGGCGGCGACCTTCGCAGTGACCATCTTCATCGCGATCCGGCTGGTGCGGCCGCTGCGCGCGCTGGCCGACGCGGCCCAGAACCCGAGCGAGCGGCACGTCCGCGTCCGGGTCACCTCCAAGGACGAGACCGGCTACCTGGCCGCCGCCTTCAACGACCTGTCGGAGCGCCGGGAACGCACTGAGGAGCAGCGCAAGGCCATGGTCAGCGACATCGCCCACGAGCTGCGCACACCGCTGACCAATATCCGCGGCTGGCTGGAGGCGGCACAGGACGGCATCGCCGTGCCCGATTCCGCCCTGCTGTCCTCGCTCCAGGAGGAGGCGGTCCTGCTCCAGCACATCATCGACGACCTGCAGATCCTCGCCGCGGCCGACGCCGGGACGCTGCGGCTGCATCCCGAGCGGCTGCTCCTGCGCGACGTGGTCGAGCAGGTCTCCGGCGCGCACCGGGCCGGAGCCGAGGCCGCGGGCGTCACGGTACTCACCCACGTCACAGATGATCCGGCGGTGGACGCCGACCCGCTGCGGCTGCGCCAGGCCCTGGGCAATCTGATGTCCAACGCGGTACGGCACACCCCGCCCGGCGGCAGGGTCACACTCTCCGCCCATCGTGCCGGGGACGACGTCATGATCGAGGTCGCCGACACCGGCAGCGGCATCGAACCCGAGGAACTGCCCCAGGTGTTCGACCGTTTCTGGCGTGCGGAGAAGTCCCGCAGCAGGCGCGGTGGAGGCAGCGGCCTTGGCCTGTCGATCGTCAGGCAGCTGATCGACGCCCACAGGGGAACGGTCACGGCTACCAGCGTGCCCGGTACGGAAACGGTCTTCACGCTGCGGTTGCCCGCCGGTTCGTAG
- a CDS encoding response regulator transcription factor, with the protein MCAHVLVAEDDEKQAALIRGYLEHDGHTVTVVYDGQSAMDQALREPPDLLVLDWMLPGVDGLEVCRRVRDEGGLPVLMLTARSTEDDLLRGLDLGADDYMTKPYSPRELMARVRTLLRRTQPSVPDDPRVLRAGPLLVDPDRHEVACRDRPVPCTPGEFRILEAMAAAPGRVFSRRELLECTQGYDRASTERAIDVHIVNLRRKIETDPRAPEILLTVFGVGYKLTGGRRGT; encoded by the coding sequence ATGTGCGCGCATGTTCTAGTGGCCGAGGACGACGAGAAGCAGGCCGCGTTGATCCGCGGCTATCTCGAACACGACGGTCACACCGTGACCGTCGTCTACGACGGTCAGTCAGCGATGGACCAGGCTCTCAGGGAGCCCCCGGACCTGCTGGTGCTCGACTGGATGCTGCCCGGCGTCGATGGGCTGGAGGTGTGCCGCCGGGTGCGCGACGAGGGCGGCCTGCCGGTGCTGATGCTCACCGCCCGCTCCACCGAGGACGATCTGCTGCGTGGCCTGGACCTGGGCGCGGACGACTACATGACCAAGCCCTACAGTCCGCGCGAGCTGATGGCCAGGGTCCGTACCCTCCTACGGCGCACCCAGCCATCGGTCCCCGATGACCCGCGGGTGCTGCGCGCCGGGCCGCTCCTCGTGGATCCGGACAGGCATGAAGTGGCCTGTCGTGACCGGCCGGTGCCCTGTACGCCGGGCGAGTTCCGGATCCTTGAGGCCATGGCCGCCGCACCGGGCCGGGTGTTCTCCCGGCGGGAGTTGCTGGAGTGCACCCAGGGGTACGACCGGGCCTCCACCGAACGCGCCATCGACGTGCACATCGTGAACCTGCGAAGGAAGATCGAGACCGACCCCCGTGCCCCGGAGATCCTGTTGACCGTGTTCGGCGTCGGATACAAGCTGACAGGCGGCCGCCGTGGCACGTAG
- a CDS encoding ABC transporter substrate-binding protein produces the protein MTSSNVSRRSLLRTAALGAGTMALGGGLSACGSGSPSSSADTLTYWDWYVTQAPWVDKEIELFEKAHSGVGVKKTTQQNAKYPDLVALANRSGNPPDVFMIPQVPSVAEQVAKGWLHPLDEWATPKWQSRFPEGTFLEGANVFDGKVYSAPLKGSGAQLQLYIHHGVFTSVGLTNPDGSVKIPRTWDEVTSAAQTITKKSGGKSYGFGFGNADGIGVLAWWLDLFVRGAGAPGGAPTAPGTGMDYRVGKWTFGTDRAYADFLELFVEWKKRGFFHPNSVSLSDEAARAFFERGKFGMTVGGVWNQPEWTQHKFTDYSLVTLPSPTATPKGYWYADPVGNGAFAAVSAKSKKAHEAFQWLDALTSPAAGRRWVQDLNGVSVYPEGNDPDGIDSKPFAAFVGMTEQVLRGPVPLVRNPELAGVAPSVPKPDISDVVAGVYTGQIKDVQGALSSLADKKFQLLSDAVAAVAKKGKKVSTSDYVFTDWDPTKPYTTKKA, from the coding sequence ATGACTTCGTCGAACGTCTCCAGACGCAGCCTCCTGCGCACCGCCGCACTCGGCGCCGGGACCATGGCATTGGGCGGCGGCCTGAGCGCATGCGGCTCCGGCTCCCCCTCCTCGTCGGCGGACACGCTCACCTACTGGGACTGGTACGTCACCCAAGCACCCTGGGTCGACAAGGAGATAGAACTCTTCGAGAAGGCCCACAGCGGGGTCGGCGTCAAGAAGACCACCCAGCAGAACGCGAAGTACCCGGACTTGGTCGCGCTCGCCAACCGCAGCGGCAACCCGCCGGACGTCTTCATGATCCCGCAGGTGCCCAGCGTCGCCGAGCAGGTCGCCAAGGGCTGGCTGCACCCACTCGACGAGTGGGCGACGCCCAAGTGGCAGTCGCGCTTCCCCGAGGGCACCTTCCTGGAAGGCGCCAACGTCTTCGACGGCAAGGTCTACTCGGCCCCGCTGAAGGGCTCGGGCGCACAGCTCCAGCTCTACATCCACCACGGCGTCTTCACGTCCGTCGGGCTGACCAACCCTGACGGCAGCGTCAAAATCCCCAGGACCTGGGACGAAGTCACCAGCGCCGCCCAGACGATCACCAAGAAGAGCGGCGGCAAGTCGTACGGCTTCGGCTTCGGCAACGCCGACGGCATCGGCGTCCTCGCTTGGTGGCTCGACCTGTTCGTCCGCGGCGCCGGTGCACCCGGCGGCGCTCCCACAGCGCCCGGCACCGGCATGGACTACCGCGTCGGCAAGTGGACGTTCGGCACCGACCGGGCGTACGCCGACTTCCTTGAGCTGTTCGTCGAATGGAAGAAGCGCGGTTTCTTCCACCCCAACTCCGTCAGTCTCTCGGACGAAGCGGCCCGCGCGTTCTTCGAGCGCGGCAAGTTCGGTATGACCGTCGGCGGCGTGTGGAACCAGCCCGAGTGGACCCAGCACAAGTTCACCGACTACAGCCTGGTCACGCTGCCCTCGCCCACCGCGACCCCCAAGGGTTACTGGTACGCGGACCCGGTCGGCAACGGCGCCTTCGCCGCGGTCTCCGCCAAGAGCAAGAAGGCACACGAGGCATTCCAGTGGCTGGACGCGCTGACGTCCCCCGCCGCCGGCCGCCGCTGGGTGCAGGACCTCAACGGTGTCTCCGTGTACCCCGAGGGCAACGACCCTGACGGCATCGACTCCAAGCCGTTCGCCGCCTTCGTCGGCATGACCGAGCAGGTGCTGCGCGGACCGGTGCCCCTCGTACGCAATCCGGAGCTGGCCGGCGTCGCGCCCAGTGTCCCCAAGCCGGACATCAGCGATGTGGTGGCCGGCGTCTATACCGGCCAGATCAAGGACGTTCAGGGCGCGTTGAGCAGCCTCGCCGACAAGAAGTTCCAGCTCCTCTCCGACGCGGTCGCCGCGGTGGCCAAGAAGGGCAAGAAGGTCAGCACGTCCGACTACGTCTTTACCGACTGGGATCCCACGAAGCCGTACACCACGAAGAAGGCGTGA
- a CDS encoding carbohydrate ABC transporter permease, which yields MSLLDTRERRRTPATAPPVAARNGLWQRIRAAKWSYVYLAPMAVLLLAFVIYPIFASFGYTFYRWNGIGSPGEYVGLDNFRQILHDGIFWGAVKHTFLYAFVLVPVQLLLALALALVLNNPKLKFALFFRTVYFIPVVTSAAVVGVVIQLMLANFGDSAGSLLAKTGVTNGHIDWLGDPNTALAVIIAIGIWHTLGYNLVYFLAGLQTIPAELYEAAKLDGCGPVQSFFRITIPMLRQVGVVIVVLAFIGSFQVFDLVQVLTGGGPYFATEVVNTYIYHLAFGGAAGAAAQPDIGLASAASFLYGLLLILFSALQVLALRRISRRRTAANQ from the coding sequence ATGTCACTCCTCGACACCCGCGAGCGTCGACGAACGCCCGCGACCGCGCCGCCGGTCGCCGCCCGGAACGGCCTCTGGCAGCGCATTCGCGCCGCCAAGTGGTCGTACGTCTATCTGGCCCCGATGGCCGTGCTGCTGCTGGCCTTCGTGATCTACCCGATCTTCGCCTCGTTCGGCTACACCTTCTACCGGTGGAACGGCATCGGCTCACCCGGCGAATACGTGGGCCTGGACAACTTCCGGCAGATCCTGCACGACGGCATCTTCTGGGGCGCCGTCAAGCACACCTTCCTCTACGCGTTCGTGCTCGTCCCGGTGCAACTGCTGCTGGCTCTGGCGCTCGCACTGGTTCTCAACAACCCGAAGCTCAAGTTCGCACTGTTCTTCCGCACCGTCTACTTCATACCCGTCGTCACCTCGGCCGCGGTCGTCGGCGTGGTCATCCAGCTCATGCTCGCCAACTTCGGTGACTCGGCGGGCAGTCTGCTCGCCAAGACCGGGGTGACCAACGGGCACATCGACTGGCTCGGCGACCCGAACACCGCCCTGGCCGTGATCATCGCGATCGGCATCTGGCACACCCTCGGCTACAACCTCGTCTACTTCCTCGCCGGACTGCAGACCATCCCGGCGGAGCTGTACGAGGCGGCGAAGCTCGACGGCTGCGGCCCTGTCCAGTCCTTCTTCCGCATCACCATCCCGATGCTGCGCCAAGTCGGCGTCGTCATCGTGGTGCTCGCCTTCATCGGCAGCTTCCAGGTCTTCGACCTGGTGCAGGTCCTCACCGGCGGCGGCCCGTACTTCGCCACCGAGGTCGTCAACACGTACATCTACCACCTGGCCTTCGGCGGTGCCGCCGGCGCCGCCGCCCAGCCCGACATCGGCCTGGCCTCCGCGGCCTCGTTCCTCTACGGCCTCCTGCTCATCCTCTTCTCCGCGCTGCAGGTCCTCGCCCTGCGCCGAATCAGCCGACGGCGCACGGCCGCCAACCAGTGA
- a CDS encoding carbohydrate ABC transporter permease — translation MAMPTLSPRLRQGRRGLLYLALLGGGLIWLYPFLWALGSSLKSTDGFFSGGLNPIPSEFHWSNYSEAWTQADFSRFFVNTVLFAMGTVVVTLLATSMAGYVLARTDFPGKKIWLGLVGVTLFLPHGYTIIPVFDLIQRLHLLNTLWSVVIVQSAGGMVFGTFLFMGYFTTIDRGLEDAARVDGANFHQIFWRIMLPLSGPMLATVGLFACITAWNSFFIPLVFTLSRPELHTLSVGMFNFIGQNSTAWTLVCAGSVITLLPIVLIFVVLQRFFINGLAGAVKQ, via the coding sequence ATGGCGATGCCCACCCTGTCCCCGCGCCTGCGCCAGGGCCGACGCGGTCTGCTCTATCTCGCGTTGCTCGGCGGCGGCCTCATCTGGCTCTACCCGTTCCTGTGGGCGCTGGGCAGCTCGCTCAAGAGCACCGACGGCTTCTTCTCCGGCGGACTGAACCCGATCCCGTCCGAGTTCCACTGGTCCAACTACAGCGAGGCCTGGACACAGGCGGACTTCAGCCGGTTCTTCGTCAACACGGTCCTGTTCGCCATGGGCACGGTCGTCGTCACGCTGCTCGCCACCTCCATGGCGGGCTATGTCCTGGCCCGCACCGACTTCCCCGGCAAGAAGATCTGGCTGGGCCTGGTCGGTGTGACGCTCTTCCTGCCGCACGGTTACACGATCATCCCGGTCTTCGACCTGATCCAGCGGCTGCATCTCCTCAACACCCTCTGGTCGGTGGTCATCGTCCAGTCGGCGGGCGGGATGGTCTTCGGCACCTTTCTCTTCATGGGCTACTTCACGACGATCGACCGGGGGTTGGAGGACGCGGCCCGCGTGGACGGGGCGAACTTCCACCAGATCTTCTGGCGGATCATGCTGCCGCTGTCCGGGCCGATGCTGGCGACCGTGGGCCTGTTCGCCTGCATCACGGCCTGGAACAGCTTCTTCATCCCGCTGGTCTTCACCCTCTCCCGCCCCGAACTGCACACGCTGTCGGTGGGCATGTTCAACTTCATCGGCCAGAACTCCACCGCCTGGACCCTGGTGTGCGCGGGGTCGGTCATCACCCTGCTGCCCATCGTGCTGATCTTCGTCGTGCTACAGCGGTTCTTCATCAACGGGCTGGCGGGCGCGGTCAAGCAGTAG